The Streptomyces capitiformicae genome contains the following window.
GGCCACGCACATCCAGGACCTGGTGGACTTCGTCGCCGGACGGGTGCTGGACGCGGCGGGCGTCGAGCACACCCTGTACCGGCGCTGGGAGGGCGACGTCGGCGGGGCGCGCTCGCCCCGTACCTGACTCCCCTCCGCGGCACGCACCCGCAGCACTCTCACGCAGTACTCATCCGCACCACTCTCATCTCACGCACCACCCACAACGACACTCTTCAGCGGAAGGCAACCGATCGCATGGACGCGGTGGACAGGCAGCTCATCCAGGCCCTGAGGGAGAACGGCCGGGCCTCCTACGCGGAGCTGGGACGCCTCGTCGGTCTGTCGGGACCCAGCGTCACCGACCGCATCAACCGGCTGGAGGCGGCCGGGGTCATCACCGGCTATCGCGCCACCGTCGACGCGGCCTCCCTCGGCCTCGGCGTGACCGCGCTCATCGGCATCTCGCTCTCCGACGCCGCCGACCACGAGGACGTGGCGACCCGGCTGCGGGACCTGGCCGAGATCGAGGACTGCTGGTTCATCGCGGGCGACGACTCGTTCATGCTCAAGGTGCGCGCCCCCGACGTGGACGGCCTGGAGAAGACCATCCGCCGGCTCTCCGGTACGAAGGGCGTCTCCCGGACCCGTACGACCATCGTGCTCTCCACGAAGTGGGAGAACCGGGTGGGTGAGCTGCCGGACGAGGAGTAGGCGTACGGTTGCAGCAGTTTTGTCGGTGAGGAGAGGCGGAGGCATGGACGTCGGGCTCAAGCGCGAGCTGGAGGAGAAGGTCCGCTCCGGTGAGCGGCTGACCCGCGAGGACGGCATCGCGCTGTACGAGTCGGACGACCTGGCCTGGCTGGGCGGACTCGCGCACGAGGTGCGGACGCGGAAGAACGGCGATGTCGTCCACTTCAACGTCAACCGCCACCTCAACATGACCAACGTGTGCACGGCCTCCTGCGCGTACTGCTCCTTCCAGCGCAAGCCGGGGGAGAAGGACGCGTACACGATGCGGATCGAGGAGGCCGTCAAGCTCGCCAAGGCGATGGAGTCGGAGAACCTCACCGAGCTGCACATCGTCAACGGCCTGCACCCCAACCTGCCGTGGCGCTACTACCCGCGCTCGCTGCGCGAGTTGAAGGCGGCCCTGCCGAACGTGTCGTTGAAGGCCTTCACGGCCACCGAGATCCACCACTTCGAGACGATCAGCGGTCTGTCGGCGTCCGAGATCCTGGACGAACTGATCGACGCGGGCCTGGAGTCGCTCACCGGCGGCGGAGCGGAGATCTTCGACTGGGAGGTCCGGCAGCACATCGTCGACCACCGCACCCACTGGGAGGACTGGTCGCGGATCCACCGCCTGGCGCACGAGAAGGGTCTGAAGACCCCGTGCACCATGCTGTACGGCCACATCGAGGAGCCCCGCCACCGCGTCGACCACGTCCTGCGCCTGCGTGAACTCCAGGACGAGACGAACGGCTTCCAGGTCTTCATCCCCCTGCGCTACCAGCACGACTTCGTCGACATGAAGGACGGCAAGGTACGCAACCGCCTCCAGGCCCGCACCCAGATGGCGACGGGGGCGGAGGCCCTGAAGACCTTCGCGGTCTCTCGGCTGCTGTTCGACAACGTCCCCCACGTCAAGGTCTTCTGGGTCATGCACGGCGTCCAGACCGCGCAACTGGCCCTCCAGCACGGCGCCGACGACATGGACGGCTCGGTGGTCGAATACAAGATCACCCACGACGCCGACAACTACGGCACGCCGAACAAACTCACCCGCGAGGACCTCCTGGACCTCATCCGAGACGCCGGCTTCCGCCCCGTCGAACGGAACACCCGCTACGAGATCATCCGCGAGTACGAGGCCCCCGACCCCGAGCGCCGCGAGTCCCCCCAGCCGATGCGCGTATAGACACGGCCCTGCGGGCCGAAAAGCAGGGGCGCAGCCCCTGCTTTTGAGGGGCGCGGGGAACTGCGCGACCAGCCCCCACACACCTGCACCCGCCAACGAACCCACCCTCCCGAGCTCTCAGGCGCCCTGGCGGGACGAGAACCCGGTTGAGTGGACCGGAAGGTAATGGCTAACCTCCCGCCATGCCCCTTACCTTCCAGCTCGACCCACCCCTCACCCCCACCCTCAGCGACGCCATCCTCACCCTCTGGACGGACGTCTCGAACGCCGGCGGAGCCGTCGGCTTCGTACCCCCGGTGACGCCGGAGGCGATACGCCCGGCCCTGATCCAGCACATGGTGGGCATGGCGGAGGGCAGGCAGCGGATGCTCATCGGCTTCGACGAGACCGGCACCCCCGCCGCCACCGCGTTCTTCAGCTTCAATACCCACCGCCTGATGGCGCACTGGGTATGGCTGTACACGGTGATGGTGCACCCCACCCATCAGGGCAAGGGCTACGGCCGCGACCTGATGACGGCGGCGGAGGAAGCCGCCCGCCACTTCGACGGCATCGACGCCATCCGCCTCACCTGCCGCGGCGGCCTCGGCCTGGAGCACTTCTACGCCACCTGCGGCTACAAGGAGGTCGGCCGCGTCCCCGGCGCGATCCGCGTCGCCCCGGACGACCACCGCGACGACATCATCATGCTGCTGCCCCTGACCTGAGGCCCCGCACCCCCGTGCAAGATCGCACGCCGACCGTGTTTCACTGGATGACGCAGGATGCCCAAACGGAGACGGAAGAGTGGATTGAGATGCTCCGCTACACATTGATGCGCCTCGGAATCTTCGTGGGCTGCTTCGTGGTCGTCTGGGCCCTCGTCTACTCCGGCGTCGCCCCTCGCGGCCTCGGCTCCTCCAACGGCATGTGGATGATCCTCCTCGCCCTGGTCGTCTCCGCGCCGATCAGCTTCATCGCCCTCCGCAAGGAGCGCGACCGGGCCTCCGCCCAGATCGCCCCCCACCTCGACGAGCGCATCAACCGCGTCAAGTCCAACCTCGCCGCCAACCGCAGCGTGGAGGACGAGGCCGACGACGAGGCGAGGAAGCAGAGCGAGACGGCATCGGGCCAGGCACAGGCCTCGTAACGGGATCTTTCCCGGCAGGGAACCGTACGCTTGCCCGCATGGGTGCTGTGAAGAGCAAACGAATGCCCCGTGCGGTGCGGGAACAGCAGATGCTGGACGCGGCCGTGCGGACCTTCGGGCAGCGCGGGTACCGGGCCGCGTCGATGGACGAGATCGCCGAACTGGCGGGTGTGTCCAAGCCGTTGGTGTATCTGTACCTGAACTCCAAGGAAGACCTCTTCACGGCCTGCATCCGCCGTGAGGCCAAGGCGCTCACCACCGCCGTACGCGCGGGCGTGGACCCCGAGCTCCCCGCCGACCGTCAACTCTGGGAGGGGCTGCGGGCGTTCTTCACGCACACCGCGCAGAACCCGGACGCCTGGGCGGTACTGCACCTCCAGGCCCGTACGCACGGCGAACCGTTCGCCGCCGAGGTGGCGGCGATGCGTGAGGAGATGGTCGCGTTCGTGACCGGGCTGATCCTGGTCGCCGCCCGCGACGCCCGCCGCGACCCGTCCCTCCCGGAGCGCGAGGTCGCCGGCCTCGCGGAGGCCCTGGTCGGCGCCGCCGAAGCCCTCGCCGCCTGGGCCAACGCCACTCCCGGCATCACCGCCAGACAGGCCGCCGCCACGCTGATGAACTTCGCCTGGTCCGGCCTGGGCGACCTGATGGAGGGCCGACCCTGGGCTCCGCCGAGCGAAGAGGTGTAGTTCGGCGCCGGAACTCGGGTGTCTGTGGTGGTCGGTCATCCGCGGGGCGTGGGTGGTTGCTCGCGCAGTTCCCCGCGCCCCTGAAAAGCAGGGGCTGCGCCCCGTGCTTTTCAGGGGCGCGGGGCCGTGTCTTTCAGGGGCGCGGGGCTGTGACATATGCGGCTCCGCCGCGTGGGCGCGACCAGCCCCACCCACCGGCACTCGCCAACGCACCGACCGGACCGAGCCCCTGCGCGCCCTCACGCAATGAGCGGGTACACGCTGCCCCTTACATGCACCCGTCCCCCACCACCGCGGAGTTCGAAGTCGCCGCCCGCCCGGCCGTGCGCCGCGTACACCACCGTGCTCGGCAGCGTCACCGGCGCCCTGAACTCGGCGCGGACGAGGGCCGCCGCAGGCGTGCCGTGCTCGGCGAGGCAGCGCGCCACCGTCCACATGCCGTGCGCGATGGCCCGGGGGAAGCCGAAGAGGCGGGCGCCGAGCGCATGCAGATGGATCGGATTCCGGTCCCCCGAAACCGCCCCGTACCGCCGCCCGACATCCCCACCCAACCGCCACTGGGCAACAACCGGAAGCGACCCGCCCGCGGCTCCCCGAGGCCGCCCGCCCCTGTTGGTGCGTTCCTCCCGCACGGCTCCGCTCCTCCGCTCCCCGTGCCGTGCGAGATACGTACTCCGCGACTCCCACGCGACCTCGCCCCCGTCGCCCCCGTTCCCGTCCCGGAGCTCGGTCACCATCGTGGCTTCGGTGCCCCGGCGGTGGGGTGCCAACTCGTTCACGTAGACGGTGAGCTCGTACTCCCCGGTGGCGGGCAGCACTCGGCGCCGGGTGATCTCGATCGAGGTGTGGACGAGTCCGAGCAGGGGGAGCGGGAAGTCGCGGTCGGCCATGAGGCGCATGGCGAGCGGGAAGCCGAGGACATGCGGATAGGTGAGGGGGACGGCGTCCTCGCCGGTGGGGAAGCCGCAGACGCGCTCGTACGCGGCGAGCCGGGCGAAGTCGATCCGCACGCCGGGGAGGACCAGCCGGGTGGTCGGGCCGGGGGTGCGCAGGGGGCCGGTGCGGGGAAGCTTGCGGCTCTTGCACGGAGAGAGGAGGGCGCCCCGCGCGAGGAGGCGGCTGAGGGCGGGGAACTCGGTGAGAGTGACGGTGAGGGTGTGCATCGGACGGTTTCCCCCTTCCTTCTCGTGCCCCGCTTCTACTTACTCCACAGTCAGGTTACCCGAGGTAAGCGAGGGTGAGGAGATGGGGAGCTGAGCGACCCTCAGGTAACTTGACACCCCCTTGACCTGCGCGGACGCGGTCACCGACACTGCACATCCCCGGCCCGTTACCACCTCCGGACCATCCCCACACTCACACAAACCTCACACAACAACCCCGTACGATCCGGGCACACCGAACGCCCAGGAGCCGCCCGTGTCCAGCCTCGACCGCACCCAACCCGCCTTGGTGGAACCCGAGTTGAAGCGACTGGACGGCGCCGTGCGAGAGGCGTACGTGCCCGCGCTGGCCGCGCCCGTCGCCTACGGCTCACTCGCGGACATCCCGTTCGACAACGCGGGCCACGCCCCCGAGTCGGTGGTCCTCAGCCGCAAGGACCGCCCCGGCGAAGACGGCATCCGGTGGCGGGACGTGACGGCGGCCGAGTTCGCGGCCGAGGTACTCGCGGTGGCCAAGGGCCTGATCGCCGAGGGCCTGATGCCGGGCGACCGTATCGCCATCATGGCCCGGACGACGTACGAGTGGACGCTGCTGGACTTCGC
Protein-coding sequences here:
- a CDS encoding GNAT family N-acetyltransferase, whose amino-acid sequence is MPLTFQLDPPLTPTLSDAILTLWTDVSNAGGAVGFVPPVTPEAIRPALIQHMVGMAEGRQRMLIGFDETGTPAATAFFSFNTHRLMAHWVWLYTVMVHPTHQGKGYGRDLMTAAEEAARHFDGIDAIRLTCRGGLGLEHFYATCGYKEVGRVPGAIRVAPDDHRDDIIMLLPLT
- the mqnE gene encoding aminofutalosine synthase MqnE, with the translated sequence MDVGLKRELEEKVRSGERLTREDGIALYESDDLAWLGGLAHEVRTRKNGDVVHFNVNRHLNMTNVCTASCAYCSFQRKPGEKDAYTMRIEEAVKLAKAMESENLTELHIVNGLHPNLPWRYYPRSLRELKAALPNVSLKAFTATEIHHFETISGLSASEILDELIDAGLESLTGGGAEIFDWEVRQHIVDHRTHWEDWSRIHRLAHEKGLKTPCTMLYGHIEEPRHRVDHVLRLRELQDETNGFQVFIPLRYQHDFVDMKDGKVRNRLQARTQMATGAEALKTFAVSRLLFDNVPHVKVFWVMHGVQTAQLALQHGADDMDGSVVEYKITHDADNYGTPNKLTREDLLDLIRDAGFRPVERNTRYEIIREYEAPDPERRESPQPMRV
- a CDS encoding TetR/AcrR family transcriptional regulator; translation: MGAVKSKRMPRAVREQQMLDAAVRTFGQRGYRAASMDEIAELAGVSKPLVYLYLNSKEDLFTACIRREAKALTTAVRAGVDPELPADRQLWEGLRAFFTHTAQNPDAWAVLHLQARTHGEPFAAEVAAMREEMVAFVTGLILVAARDARRDPSLPEREVAGLAEALVGAAEALAAWANATPGITARQAAATLMNFAWSGLGDLMEGRPWAPPSEEV
- a CDS encoding Lrp/AsnC family transcriptional regulator, with the translated sequence MDAVDRQLIQALRENGRASYAELGRLVGLSGPSVTDRINRLEAAGVITGYRATVDAASLGLGVTALIGISLSDAADHEDVATRLRDLAEIEDCWFIAGDDSFMLKVRAPDVDGLEKTIRRLSGTKGVSRTRTTIVLSTKWENRVGELPDEE
- a CDS encoding DUF4229 domain-containing protein, with amino-acid sequence MLRYTLMRLGIFVGCFVVVWALVYSGVAPRGLGSSNGMWMILLALVVSAPISFIALRKERDRASAQIAPHLDERINRVKSNLAANRSVEDEADDEARKQSETASGQAQAS
- a CDS encoding MaoC family dehydratase → MHTLTVTLTEFPALSRLLARGALLSPCKSRKLPRTGPLRTPGPTTRLVLPGVRIDFARLAAYERVCGFPTGEDAVPLTYPHVLGFPLAMRLMADRDFPLPLLGLVHTSIEITRRRVLPATGEYELTVYVNELAPHRRGTEATMVTELRDGNGGDGGEVAWESRSTYLARHGERRSGAVREERTNRGGRPRGAAGGSLPVVAQWRLGGDVGRRYGAVSGDRNPIHLHALGARLFGFPRAIAHGMWTVARCLAEHGTPAAALVRAEFRAPVTLPSTVVYAAHGRAGGDFELRGGGGRVHVRGSVYPLIA